The following proteins come from a genomic window of Balearica regulorum gibbericeps isolate bBalReg1 chromosome 19, bBalReg1.pri, whole genome shotgun sequence:
- the CRYBA1 gene encoding LOW QUALITY PROTEIN: beta-crystallin A3 (The sequence of the model RefSeq protein was modified relative to this genomic sequence to represent the inferred CDS: deleted 1 base in 1 codon) translates to MGEAAVPPELDTVPAAKMAQTNPLPVPMGPWKSVRSRGRENRQPQPCHPPVPERLRSSLRTAPLPRELISTGITVYDQENFQGKRMEFTSACPNIMECGFDNIRSLKVECGAWVGYEHTGFCGQQFILERGEYPRWDAWSGSNAYHIERLMSFRPVCSANHKESKITVFEKDNFIGRQWEISDDYPSLQAMGWANNEVGSMKIQCGAWVCYQYPGYRGYQYVLESDHHGGDYKHWREWGSHAQTSQIQSIRRVQQ, encoded by the exons ATGGGCGAAGCAGCAGTA CCGCCTGAGCTAG acACCGTTCCAGCAGCAAAGATGGCTCAGACAAACCCTCTGCCTGTCCCCATGGGCCCATGGAAG AGTGTTCGGAGCAGAGGCCGGGAGAACCGccagccacagccctgccaCCCGCCCGTGCCAGAACGGCTCCGCTCCTCTCTCCGGACGGCACCGCTGCCCCGGGAACTGATCTCCACAGGG ATCACTGTGTACGACCAAGAAAACTTCCAGGGCAAGAGGATGGAGTTCACTTCAGCCTGTCCAAACATCATGGAGTGCGGCTTTGACAACATCCGCTCCCTGAAGGTGGAGTGCGGCGC CTGGGTCGGTTACGAGCACACCGGCTTCTGCGGGCAGCAGTTCATCCTGGAGAGGGGAGAGTACCCACGCTGGGACGCCTGGAGCGGCAGCAACGCCTACCACATCGAGCGCCTGATGTCCTTCCGCCCCGTCTGCTCCGCT AATCACAAGGAATCCAAGATCACCGTCTTCGAGAAAGACAACTTCATCGGCCGCCAGTGGGAGATCAGTGACGACTACCCCTCTCTGCAGGCCATGGGCTGGGCCAACAACGAAGTGGGCTCCATGAAGATCCAGTGCGGCGC ctgggTTTGCTACCAGTATCCCGGGTACCGTGGCTACCAGTATGTCCTGGAGTCCGACCACCACGGAGGAGACTACAAGCACTGGAGAGAGTGGGGTTCGCACGCCCAGACCTCCCAGATCCAATCCATCAGGCGTGTCCAGCAGTAG